From the Helicoverpa zea isolate HzStark_Cry1AcR chromosome 27, ilHelZeax1.1, whole genome shotgun sequence genome, the window TGATAATTTCATCGTTTCGAATAATAGGTCAATTGGCAATTGGTTTGTCAAAATCTAATGGTCCCTATTAatgcttattactgtagttacCTCAATTATTTCGACTACTTTGCTTGATAAGATTAGACTAACAGTCGCACGGGTCGATCGAACAAAGGTTAAGCTACGCGCGGTCACTTTTTGGATGGGTAACCTTAAAAtagtgggtcccggctgtcatttgaacatctttggcagtcgttacgggtagttagaagccagaaagtctaaacCAGCTTTACCAGAACAAGGGGTTccttgggttgcccaggtaactgggttgagaaggtcagaaaGATCCAACGATGATGAAATGATGAGATGTTCCGACCCAACGTAGTTTGGAAAAGAGCTAGAAAGATGATGATTTGTAGGTTGACTAGATTCGTCCTGAACAGGATTGTTAATGGGTATTTTCTCGTTATAtatttagtatttaattaagttCAAACTACAGAAAGACGTCGTTTAACTAACGTCCCGTGATAGTATTCCAATAACATAttgactatttaaataaatggtaaaaacgaagttcgcgggatcagttCGTATAAACATAAGAATGAACCCCTATATCCCATGGTCACACCATCACGCGTAAACAGCTGGATCGATTAAAATTAGACGGTAGCTAGCCCTCCCGGGAGAACTTTTGCTAATCTCAccatttttgtcaccatccggctatgggaagcagttatcttgggacgagggtgaaaccgcggacagAAGCAAGTCTTTTAATATATGTCGGAGGGGCACATCTAGGATGGCacatcgtccgacatcagttagggtcatcgtaaagagataactcaaaaagaACTCAACGCTCAagaacgtttattcaaattactaagaacaaaagacagcccccaaaacgcccgcccttcaccacttcctatgtgttttggctggggagaagaagtggcggaacaaactccccagcaacacatgtctgtctgttaggttagaagaacctttacacttcaacatggatctacaacggtactacaacactaggtacactagacgttacgaaaggcagtaacgcgacgactCAACGAATACTCCACGAATACTCAATGAAGACAGAACCAAGACTCAACCAAGACTGcgctaagactgagctccgcggacgcgaCACTCactgaccgccacgactccgccaagcgcgccaaattgttgattcaccggaaacgccaccagagggcgcgcttgcgtctcgttcagtgaccgtactattgactatctccgacatatatTTACCGTAGTCGCTGGGGTGGGGTCACAAgttatgaatttaattattcatattcatatttatttgcataccatagtGTTTCAatgatgttacaaggggcttaaagctccgaggctgcgggattgttcgcgcgattaccgcggccctggtacataaaaggcctacgacggaacacgacggtttttagtcagagtctgacattccctcagcgggatcatttgatgatttttgacgtcgttaaaaacaGGGGCTTAAACTAGGactagctaggtacatattatggaccctgttagggcacagcaaaaggaGTTAACTAtggaatattttctttattttagtttataattaaataaatgttttgttaaataactAATAGTTTATAATTAATAAGAATCTATttgccgcattaggcacgttCAGTaatggtaaataaatatatttcttccCTCCCCAGGTATGACAAAACCCGTCGGTTCTCCCCCTACGTGGTCACAAAATACGAGGAACGCGAGAGGAGGTCCACCCTGACCATGCTGGCCAAGTTCTTCCTGTTCTCCACAGCAATGATATTGTTCTGCGTCCTTCTGTATATACCGGTGTATAATAAGGCTAATGACCAGGTTTCTAAAGGTAAGTTATACATGTATTATGGTCAGTATCACATCATAGTTTATCACTATGATTTTTGGTCTTAGGCAGATAAGTTCCCGATAGGCTAACAAAGACTTTCAATAACATGTGATACGGTTAGTAATATCTGGTAGAAATTAGAAGCAGCCTTTATCTCCTGATACTTAATaggtaaccagtgaaaccgggCCCCACTCTCGTTGGTCTAGGACTTGCATAGCACGACTGCTGTGGCCGAggtttcgggttcgattcccaggtcgAGCCGAAACGTCGTTTTTTCACAAAGCaccccggagtctggaagttggtgattgatacacctgtGCATAGTGACACGGGCATCGTTTCCGCTGACGtttccgggttcgattcccggtactgTGCACTGCATGTTCGTTGGCTGTAGTCTGGATGttgtaatatgtatatttaaataggtatatagtTTATCGATAGTGGCAGCACCCATAAAACCAGCTAATTAATACCTTATCATGAGGTTAACCAACCATATGTAATGGCGTCCCCATAGTCCGATATTAATTATCCGCTTTGACCAACACCAAAATTGAATgattttctaagtatttctcACTTTAACCGACAATTTTCAGGAACAGTCGCGGGCTGGTCAATGCATACAAATCGCGACACGAAAATATACGTGCAACCGAATAACGTAACGACAATACATGCTCCTAAAAACTTATGCGatcaaaagaaaaaactttttttattaatagtagTCTGTTCGTCCACTCTGAACTTTGACCGCCGCGTAGCCATAAGAGAATCTTGGGGAAACTATAGAACTTATATAGAAATGTCCAAATTATATCATGCTGTTAAACAAAAGTATATTAACTACAATTATACATATGATCTATACTCAGAGAGCGATGTAAATAATGTATCTAGTGATAGGTTGAAACGAGACATATCCAGCTTTAGCAGGCTATTGCCCGAATTGGCTAAAGCGTTGCAGGACAATCTGGTTAATGTGAAGACTGAAAATGTACCTGAGAAGAGGTTTGACGATGACGTAATGTTGCCACAATTCGATATGAATGAGGACTTAGCTGAACAGACGGAAGCCAATTACGATTATTACGATACAAACGTTATGAAAATACCCCCAAAAGGTTACGAAGATACACCAGACTTATATAAAGTATTAACAATGTTAAAAGGCAATAAAAACTttcgaaaaatgaaagagaaaaTTCTACCAGAAATAGTAGATCCTGATTATAAGGTAGTTTTTCTTTTGGGGTTGCCAACGAATGATAATGATTCTACCATTCAGAATAAAATTGAGGAGGAATCTGAGAAATATGCCGATATTATACAAGAAGGTTTTATTGATTCgtataataatttaactttGAAGTCTATTATGATGTTGAAGTGGATTAATAATAATTGCAATAATAGTGGTAAGTTATCCTTTTaatctttcatcatcatcatcctcctgcacttatcccaattttttatGTGTGGTTTGTGCagtatgttttctccttccatactcttctatctgccgtcatctcacaagtaacattctttctagccatctcgactttcacacaatccatccatcggcTATGTTCTATCATTCTAATATTTAGTTAATGTAAAACTTACTCTCTGTTATATTTTACAAAgctgaaaatattttcgttttatcTTGTCTTAAAGAATAATTAATATCTAGCCCGTCAATCCTCCAttcaaatttcatcaaaatccatacagccataatatgtataattcaTAATTTAGCTTTAACGATAGCCAAATcataaccagccgtgaaattgccgcccattggttAAATCAGCAATATGACTAGactactgaaaatggttcggttatcgtaaCAGTTAAATGGTGCGACTAACCGTAACAGTTAATTTCGCTTTTAACAATCGAAAGTTAGTATCAGTAGTATGATTTATGTACATTTGTTACTCTGTCATGCAAAAAAT encodes:
- the LOC124643282 gene encoding uncharacterized protein LOC124643282 — its product is MDGDKHCYDDDRLYHSDRGSDDSPLLSHRYDKTRRFSPYVVTKYEERERRSTLTMLAKFFLFSTAMILFCVLLYIPVYNKANDQVSKGTVAGWSMHTNRDTKIYVQPNNVTTIHAPKNLCDQKKKLFLLIVVCSSTLNFDRRVAIRESWGNYRTYIEMSKLYHAVKQKYINYNYTYDLYSESDVNNVSSDRLKRDISSFSRLLPELAKALQDNLVNVKTENVPEKRFDDDVMLPQFDMNEDLAEQTEANYDYYDTNVMKIPPKGYEDTPDLYKVLTMLKGNKNFRKMKEKILPEIVDPDYKVVFLLGLPTNDNDSTIQNKIEEESEKYADIIQEGFIDSYNNLTLKSIMMLKWINNNCNNSVRYILKTDDDMYINVPNLIDNLRNRSKKFDAMTQGHNTKEYMLIGDLICGARPVLDSSNKWYSPRYMYGGRVYPKYLSGTGYALSADTAKALYAAALRTNYFHLEDIFITGMCAARAHPRVVPRDDATFSYQSGAGSLRACGPHARATAHRVSPEQMRALTDMLSKPDLLDMCERMRLTKIKEEHRRIYVFYKFLRLLVSNEC